The following are encoded together in the Hyalangium ruber genome:
- a CDS encoding fatty acid desaturase — translation MSTRVHHGPWGVPLALIILGAWLGHLAWLLTADGLSWASPLTWLHVVVQSYLCTGLFITGHDAMHGTVSRRRWVNTAVGTVACFLFAGLSYRRLVVNHRAHHADPTGEGDPDFSTRSQSFWVWLATFMVRYTTVSQLVIMAVKFNVLEWLGVPMWRLWLFWGAPALLGTLQLFYFGTYRPHRRPDTAEMAPHHARTLPRNHLWAMLSCYFFGYHWEHHESPSTPWWALWRMKEARERAAALASPAEVEASR, via the coding sequence ATGAGTACCCGCGTCCACCATGGTCCCTGGGGAGTGCCCCTCGCGCTGATCATCCTCGGCGCCTGGCTGGGGCACCTCGCCTGGCTGCTCACGGCGGACGGGCTGTCGTGGGCTTCCCCGCTTACCTGGCTCCATGTCGTGGTGCAGAGCTACCTGTGTACCGGCCTCTTCATCACCGGCCATGACGCGATGCATGGCACGGTGAGCCGCCGCCGCTGGGTGAACACGGCGGTGGGCACGGTCGCCTGCTTCCTCTTCGCGGGGCTCTCCTACCGTCGGCTGGTGGTGAACCACCGCGCCCACCACGCCGACCCGACAGGCGAGGGCGATCCGGACTTCTCCACGCGCTCGCAGTCCTTCTGGGTGTGGCTGGCCACCTTCATGGTCCGCTACACCACCGTGTCGCAGCTCGTCATCATGGCGGTGAAGTTCAACGTGCTGGAGTGGCTGGGCGTCCCCATGTGGCGCCTGTGGCTCTTCTGGGGCGCTCCCGCGCTGTTGGGCACGCTCCAGCTCTTCTACTTCGGCACCTACCGGCCGCACCGCCGCCCGGACACCGCCGAGATGGCCCCCCACCACGCGCGCACCCTGCCGCGCAACCACCTGTGGGCCATGCTCTCCTGCTACTTCTTCGGCTACCACTGGGAGCACCACGAGTCACCGTCGACCCCCTGGTGGGCCCTGTGGCGCATGAAGGAGGCCCGCGAGCGTGCCGCGGCCCTGGCCTCCCCGGCCGAGGTGGAAGCTTCCCGGTAG
- a CDS encoding sulfite oxidase heme-binding subunit YedZ, whose protein sequence is MAPPPLPWLKPAVLVGGLAPLALLAFQGAQGTLGANVIEVVLNQTGLIALVFLVLSLACTPAKLLFAWTWPMRLRKLLGLMAFGYAVLHFLTYAVADQGLALGAIVEDIAKRPFITVGFAALMLLVPLALTSTNAAVRRMGFPAWQRLHRLAYVAAALGVVHFIWRVKKDATEPLVYASVLAVLLGIRAIEAIRKRRRARTSPRPA, encoded by the coding sequence ATGGCCCCCCCGCCGCTGCCCTGGCTCAAGCCCGCTGTCCTCGTCGGAGGCCTCGCTCCGCTGGCGCTCCTGGCGTTCCAGGGAGCGCAGGGCACGCTGGGCGCCAACGTCATCGAGGTGGTGCTCAACCAGACCGGGTTGATCGCCCTCGTCTTCCTGGTGCTGTCGCTGGCGTGTACCCCGGCCAAGCTGCTGTTCGCGTGGACCTGGCCCATGCGCCTGCGCAAGCTGCTGGGGCTGATGGCCTTCGGGTACGCGGTGCTGCACTTCCTCACGTACGCGGTGGCGGATCAGGGACTGGCGCTGGGCGCCATCGTCGAGGACATCGCCAAGCGGCCCTTCATCACCGTGGGCTTCGCCGCGCTGATGCTGCTGGTGCCCCTGGCGCTGACCTCCACGAACGCGGCCGTACGGCGCATGGGCTTTCCCGCCTGGCAGCGCCTGCACCGGCTCGCGTACGTAGCGGCGGCGCTGGGCGTGGTGCATTTCATCTGGCGGGTGAAGAAGGACGCCACCGAGCCGCTCGTCTACGCCAGCGTGCTCGCGGTGCTGCTGGGCATCCGGGCCATCGAGGCGATCCGCAAGCGCCGGCGGGCCCGTACTTCGCCACGCCCGGCCTGA
- a CDS encoding DUF1800 domain-containing protein: MPSLALPDSGWSEEKRALHALRRLAYGPSPQDWQEVRRLGVARWMALQLYPEHLPDEAMAARLAPLPTLRLSTEELIARYPPLRQQARELGFPLETREDRRDLTMMLGPDALPRRVAGDLMAQKLIRAVESQHQLQEVLVDFWFNHFNVSAEKGPVRWMVTSYERDAIRPHVFGRFRDLLRATARHPAMLFYLDNWTSVRDGFEPPRRRSGMPPAFRKNARGLNENYARELLELHTLGVDGGYTQQDVREVARIFTGWSLNRPRVAPSFVFRASAHDAGEKTVLGHTFPAGGGEQDGERVLDMLSRHPATARFLATKLARKFVSDEPPAALVDRLAQVFLDTDGDLRALYTALFTSPEFWSDAAWSAKTRTPLELVASSIRALGGTTTGDFPLARAVERMGEPLYRAPAPTGYPEHAAPWVNAGALVVRLNFALALASDRVRGTDVNVMALVPQPPPADTGALVDALALRLLYEPLSPQTRATLLAALEPGEDERMPDGEVRPVDVRRAVGLLLGSPEFQKQ, encoded by the coding sequence GTGCCCTCACTCGCATTGCCGGACAGCGGTTGGAGCGAGGAGAAGCGCGCGCTCCATGCGCTGCGACGCCTTGCCTATGGGCCCTCGCCCCAGGACTGGCAGGAGGTGCGTCGCCTCGGAGTCGCCCGGTGGATGGCGCTTCAGCTCTATCCCGAGCACCTCCCGGATGAGGCCATGGCCGCGCGTCTGGCGCCGCTGCCCACCCTGCGATTGAGCACCGAGGAGCTGATCGCCCGCTACCCGCCTTTGCGCCAGCAGGCTCGCGAGCTGGGCTTCCCCCTAGAGACCCGTGAAGACCGCCGCGATCTCACGATGATGCTCGGCCCCGACGCCCTGCCGCGACGCGTGGCAGGCGACCTCATGGCCCAGAAGCTCATCCGCGCCGTGGAGAGCCAGCACCAACTCCAGGAGGTGCTCGTCGACTTCTGGTTCAACCACTTCAACGTCTCCGCCGAGAAGGGCCCCGTGCGGTGGATGGTCACCTCCTACGAGCGCGACGCCATCCGCCCCCACGTCTTCGGCCGCTTCCGTGACCTGCTCCGCGCCACCGCCCGCCACCCGGCGATGCTCTTCTACCTGGACAACTGGACGAGCGTCCGCGACGGCTTCGAGCCCCCGCGCCGCCGCTCCGGCATGCCTCCCGCCTTCCGCAAGAACGCGCGCGGCCTCAACGAGAACTACGCCCGCGAGTTACTCGAGCTGCACACCCTCGGCGTGGACGGTGGCTACACCCAGCAGGACGTGCGCGAAGTGGCCCGCATCTTCACCGGCTGGTCCCTCAACCGCCCACGCGTGGCTCCCTCCTTCGTCTTCCGCGCCAGTGCGCATGACGCCGGAGAGAAGACCGTGCTGGGCCACACCTTCCCCGCGGGCGGTGGTGAGCAGGACGGAGAACGCGTCCTGGACATGCTCTCCCGTCACCCCGCCACCGCGCGCTTCCTCGCCACCAAGCTGGCGCGCAAGTTCGTCTCGGATGAGCCCCCGGCCGCGCTCGTGGACCGGCTGGCCCAGGTGTTCCTCGACACCGACGGAGACTTGCGCGCCCTCTATACCGCCCTCTTCACCTCTCCCGAGTTCTGGTCCGACGCGGCCTGGAGCGCCAAGACCCGGACGCCCCTGGAGCTCGTGGCCTCCAGCATCCGCGCCCTCGGCGGCACCACCACTGGCGACTTCCCGCTGGCCCGCGCCGTGGAGCGCATGGGCGAGCCCCTCTACCGCGCCCCCGCGCCCACCGGCTACCCCGAGCACGCCGCGCCCTGGGTCAACGCAGGTGCCCTCGTGGTCCGCCTCAACTTCGCCCTCGCCCTCGCCTCCGACCGCGTGCGCGGCACCGACGTGAACGTGATGGCGCTCGTGCCCCAGCCGCCTCCCGCCGACACTGGCGCGCTCGTGGATGCCCTGGCGCTGCGCCTGCTCTACGAGCCCCTCTCTCCCCAGACGCGCGCCACGCTCCTGGCCGCCCTCGAGCCGGGCGAGGACGAGCGCATGCCCGATGGCGAGGTGCGCCCCGTGGACGTGCGCCGTGCCGTCGGCCTCCTCCTCGGCTCCCCCGAGTTCCAGAAGCAGTGA
- a CDS encoding response regulator, which produces MLKVATGTSQRVLLIDDSRSIRTLLKIYLMARNFEYVEAESGEEALRLLDQGGIDLVLTDFRMEGMDGAEFATQVRANKNMRIARTPILMMTGESNVAEVRSLGQKAGINAFVRKPVSCAQLMTLVDTILPRNT; this is translated from the coding sequence GTGTTGAAAGTCGCCACGGGGACGTCCCAGCGCGTCCTGCTCATCGATGACAGCCGCTCCATCCGGACGCTGCTGAAGATCTACCTGATGGCTCGCAACTTCGAGTACGTCGAGGCCGAGTCCGGTGAGGAGGCCCTGCGGCTGCTGGACCAGGGCGGGATCGACCTGGTGCTGACCGACTTCCGCATGGAGGGCATGGACGGCGCCGAGTTCGCCACCCAGGTGCGCGCCAACAAGAACATGCGCATCGCCCGCACGCCCATCCTGATGATGACGGGCGAGTCGAACGTGGCCGAGGTCCGCTCGCTGGGCCAGAAGGCCGGCATCAACGCCTTCGTGCGCAAGCCGGTGAGCTGCGCGCAGCTGATGACGCTGGTGGACACGATCCTGCCGCGCAACACCTGA
- a CDS encoding DUF1501 domain-containing protein translates to MSLSRRALLRSAGLSLLGLATLPPFLARAAEALPTGRRKVLVTLFLRGGADGLSLLPPVGDPDYYRLRPQLALAAPGSAEDAALRLDDTFGLHPGLEPLLPWWREGVLAAVPAVGLPHPVRSHFDAQDFVESGTPGVKSTRDGYLNRALALLPVDPSAGAFRAVALQPTLPRALAGDAPALALDSLQSFRLRVPRRTGALSFDSLYASAVDEALRTTGVETSSALSLVTDRQLADQPPQHGATYPRSPLGRRLQDLARLIHADVGLQLAATESGGWDTHILQGRGKGPFATRAKDLGESLAAFATDLGPRLADVLVVVLSEFGRTARENGNRGTDHGTGGAVLLLGGTVRGGRVAGPWRGLSEPNLLDGRDVPSLTDVRNVLAEALMTHCGLLTPEAVFPGLGARPALLRLLGD, encoded by the coding sequence ATGTCCCTGTCCCGACGCGCCCTGCTCCGCTCCGCCGGCCTCTCCCTGCTGGGACTGGCCACCCTGCCTCCCTTCCTCGCCCGCGCCGCCGAGGCCCTCCCCACCGGCCGCCGCAAGGTGCTCGTCACCCTCTTCCTGCGCGGCGGCGCCGATGGCCTCTCCCTCCTGCCACCCGTGGGAGACCCGGACTACTACCGCCTCCGTCCACAGCTCGCGCTCGCCGCACCGGGCTCGGCAGAGGACGCGGCGCTCCGGTTGGACGACACCTTCGGCCTCCACCCAGGCCTGGAACCTCTGCTCCCCTGGTGGCGCGAGGGCGTGCTCGCCGCCGTTCCCGCCGTGGGACTGCCCCACCCCGTGCGCAGCCACTTCGACGCTCAGGACTTCGTCGAGTCCGGCACCCCCGGCGTGAAGTCCACCCGCGACGGCTACCTCAACCGCGCCCTGGCCTTGCTGCCCGTGGATCCCTCCGCCGGCGCCTTCCGCGCCGTGGCCCTGCAGCCCACCCTCCCCCGCGCCCTGGCGGGAGACGCTCCGGCGCTCGCCCTCGACTCCCTGCAGAGCTTCCGCCTGCGCGTCCCCAGGCGCACCGGCGCCCTCAGCTTCGACTCGCTCTATGCCTCCGCCGTGGACGAGGCCCTGCGCACCACCGGCGTGGAGACCTCCTCGGCGCTCTCCCTGGTGACCGACCGCCAGCTCGCCGACCAGCCGCCCCAGCATGGCGCCACCTATCCCCGCTCGCCCCTCGGTCGCCGCCTGCAGGACCTGGCCCGTCTCATCCACGCCGACGTCGGCCTTCAGCTCGCCGCCACCGAGTCCGGCGGCTGGGACACCCACATCCTCCAGGGACGCGGCAAAGGCCCCTTCGCCACCCGGGCGAAGGACCTCGGCGAGAGCCTGGCCGCTTTCGCCACGGACCTGGGCCCCCGGCTGGCCGACGTGCTCGTGGTGGTGCTCAGCGAGTTCGGCCGCACCGCCCGGGAGAATGGCAACCGAGGCACCGACCACGGCACCGGCGGCGCCGTCCTCCTGCTGGGCGGCACCGTGCGCGGCGGCCGAGTCGCAGGACCGTGGAGGGGTCTGTCCGAACCCAACCTGTTAGATGGGAGAGATGTGCCCTCGCTCACCGATGTGCGCAACGTCCTCGCCGAGGCCCTCATGACGCACTGCGGCCTGCTCACGCCGGAGGCCGTATTTCCAGGGCTCGGCGCGCGGCCCGCCCTGCTCCGTCTCTTGGGTGACTGA
- a CDS encoding cobalamin-binding protein — MNARLESLLASAPRYPQRIVCMTEETTETLYRIGAGDQVVGVSGFTVRPPEARKKPRVSSFLDANFERILELKPDLVLGFSDLQADLGRELCKRGVPVYLFNQRSIAEILQTVRVVGALVGRAEEAEKLANTLTANLERHAEAAEKLPRRPRIFFEEWHEPLISGIRWCSELVELVGGEDVCRESREHQGAKGRIFTPEEVARRDPEGVIASWCGRKAKREKIVSRPGWSNVRAVVDDQLYEVKSTFILQPGPASLTDGVDQLARIVAAVARGEQLPSPRPGDLRSA; from the coding sequence ATGAACGCTCGATTGGAGAGCCTGCTCGCTTCCGCGCCGCGCTACCCCCAGCGCATCGTCTGCATGACGGAGGAGACGACGGAGACGCTCTACCGCATTGGGGCCGGGGACCAGGTGGTAGGCGTGTCCGGCTTCACCGTGCGCCCACCCGAGGCGCGCAAGAAGCCCCGGGTCAGCTCGTTCCTCGACGCCAACTTCGAGCGCATCCTGGAGCTGAAGCCGGATCTGGTGCTGGGGTTCTCGGACCTGCAGGCGGATCTGGGCCGCGAGCTGTGCAAGCGCGGGGTGCCCGTGTACCTGTTCAACCAGCGCTCGATCGCGGAGATCCTCCAGACGGTGCGAGTGGTGGGCGCGCTGGTGGGGCGGGCGGAGGAGGCCGAGAAGCTGGCGAACACGCTGACGGCGAACCTGGAGCGGCACGCGGAGGCCGCGGAGAAGCTGCCACGCCGCCCTCGCATCTTCTTCGAGGAGTGGCACGAGCCGCTCATCTCCGGCATTCGCTGGTGCTCCGAGCTGGTCGAGCTGGTGGGAGGCGAGGACGTATGCCGCGAGTCGCGCGAGCACCAGGGCGCCAAGGGCCGCATCTTCACGCCCGAGGAAGTGGCGCGCAGGGACCCGGAGGGCGTCATCGCCAGCTGGTGCGGCCGCAAGGCGAAGCGGGAGAAGATCGTCTCCCGCCCAGGCTGGTCGAACGTGCGAGCGGTAGTGGATGATCAGCTCTACGAAGTGAAGAGCACGTTCATCCTCCAGCCGGGCCCCGCTTCCCTCACGGACGGAGTGGATCAGCTGGCGCGCATCGTCGCCGCCGTGGCCCGTGGCGAGCAGCTCCCTTCGCCGCGCCCGGGAGATCTCCGCTCGGCTTGA
- a CDS encoding serine/threonine protein kinase — MIESDASAGGAPPTVVDPLLGKVLNERFKILEALGSGGMGRVYKAMQAPLDRPVALKVLNPQYGQDKDPGFQRRFFLEASVTARLRHPNTVTVIDYGKTDDGIYYIAMEYLEGQTLSQLLTQMGPLPWARALNIAQQIARSLREAHKIGLIHRDLKPANVMILNQETDHDVVKVLDFGLVKSFIPDGGQFPADVSLTQAGVILGSPQYMAPEQARNISDPRGDVYSLGVVLYQMLLGRPPFHAEQSIDIIVKHLNEPPPAFSALWPNHTIPPEVEALVMKCLAKRPADRFDSMDAVLESMRRASANGGISGVFTGPRSFPGVGNTGPLTGPISPPASALSPSGASTVALDISVEEPEARKRRNSLAMALFGGSVLLGVGVALVLALRSPTPSPPPVLPPPAQQPVATAPVPPPPAPVQETAPAFKALTPESNAEPVPEELVPNAQKPPTETAPALPAQVRFLIASEPSGARVTHAGRKLGQTPLELKLPADDAGRASAELTFELAGYPRATVTAEGEGPEVRFTHKLKKKSSRPKSSGSRGYKDDPYQ, encoded by the coding sequence ATGATTGAAAGCGACGCCTCAGCCGGGGGCGCGCCACCCACCGTGGTGGATCCCCTGCTGGGAAAAGTCCTCAACGAGCGCTTCAAGATCCTGGAGGCATTGGGCTCCGGCGGGATGGGCCGTGTCTACAAGGCCATGCAAGCGCCCCTGGACCGGCCCGTCGCGCTCAAGGTCCTCAATCCCCAGTACGGTCAGGACAAGGACCCGGGCTTCCAGCGTCGCTTCTTCCTCGAGGCCAGCGTCACCGCCCGGCTGCGCCACCCCAACACCGTCACCGTCATCGACTACGGAAAGACCGACGACGGCATCTACTACATCGCCATGGAGTACCTGGAAGGGCAGACGCTCTCCCAGCTCCTCACGCAGATGGGCCCCCTGCCGTGGGCCCGCGCGCTCAACATCGCCCAGCAGATCGCCCGCTCCCTGCGCGAGGCGCACAAGATCGGCCTCATCCACCGCGACCTGAAGCCCGCCAACGTGATGATCCTCAATCAGGAGACGGATCACGACGTGGTGAAGGTGCTGGACTTCGGCCTGGTGAAGTCCTTCATCCCCGACGGCGGCCAGTTCCCCGCCGACGTGTCGCTGACGCAGGCGGGCGTCATCCTCGGCTCGCCGCAGTACATGGCGCCCGAGCAGGCGCGCAACATCTCGGATCCGCGCGGCGACGTGTACTCGCTGGGCGTGGTGCTCTACCAGATGCTGCTGGGCCGCCCGCCGTTCCACGCCGAGCAGAGCATCGACATCATCGTCAAGCACCTCAACGAGCCGCCGCCGGCCTTCTCCGCGCTGTGGCCCAACCACACCATCCCTCCCGAGGTGGAGGCGCTGGTGATGAAGTGCCTGGCCAAGCGCCCCGCGGACCGCTTCGACTCCATGGACGCGGTGCTCGAGAGCATGCGCCGCGCCTCGGCCAACGGCGGCATCAGCGGCGTGTTCACCGGCCCGCGCAGCTTCCCCGGCGTGGGCAATACCGGGCCGCTCACCGGCCCCATCTCCCCGCCAGCCTCGGCCCTCTCGCCCTCGGGCGCGTCCACCGTGGCGCTCGACATCTCCGTGGAGGAGCCCGAGGCGCGCAAGCGCCGCAACTCCCTGGCCATGGCCCTGTTCGGCGGCTCGGTGCTGCTCGGCGTCGGCGTGGCCCTGGTGCTCGCCTTGCGCTCGCCCACGCCCAGCCCTCCGCCAGTGCTGCCTCCGCCCGCGCAGCAGCCCGTGGCCACCGCCCCGGTGCCACCGCCTCCCGCGCCCGTCCAGGAGACCGCTCCCGCCTTCAAGGCGCTCACCCCCGAGTCGAACGCGGAGCCCGTCCCCGAGGAGCTCGTCCCCAACGCGCAGAAGCCGCCTACCGAGACGGCACCGGCCCTGCCCGCGCAGGTGCGCTTCCTCATCGCCAGCGAGCCGAGCGGCGCCCGGGTGACGCACGCGGGCCGCAAGCTGGGCCAGACGCCGCTGGAGCTGAAGCTCCCCGCAGACGACGCGGGCCGTGCGAGCGCCGAGCTGACCTTCGAGCTGGCTGGCTACCCTCGTGCCACCGTCACCGCCGAGGGTGAGGGCCCCGAGGTGCGCTTCACGCACAAGCTGAAGAAGAAGAGCTCGCGGCCCAAGTCGTCAGGCTCGCGTGGTTACAAGGACGATCCCTACCAGTGA
- a CDS encoding TonB-dependent receptor domain-containing protein, with translation MPGAFKHAGVLALCLFAGNAMADERLEARRHFRNGMSLIAQGQFDQGIAELQEAYVIKPHPNVLYNIARAYLDAGRSVEALEWYRRYLTFNPPDAESVRATIARLEATVNAAEPAKPADPLPMPPPPQKGGPALDAQAMAALLERLEKAIARAEALPAAPATPVPAPSATPGTATPGAQGSGTSTDDEGAVPYEERVVTASRRAQSALEAPNATTVITAEDIRLSGATSLVELLRRVPGADVMELGVGSANYSLRGFNQRVANKVLVLVDGRTEYQDFLGMTLWSSMPIALEEIERIEVIRGPGSALYGANAMLGVVNIITRAPGTGPRAQFQAIAGGGNTAGGSFLSHGATGALRYRMSVGYGQMDKWSRDFAEERQDVVRRMPEETVGHRGARGNLSTEYTFAPGFDLGLSAGLNRFSTELYPLGVLRNFYMDGITSYAKADGGLGPVKLKFFWNHLNVDAGPQYEPIGQRSLATRVTSHLFNGEALFSKGFELAGEHQLNVGVEGRLKRVTWNYLGPGLKEEFHAAAFVQDEWRPVRPLRLLASYRVDRHPLLDAGKPGLAHSPRVSAIVIPIEGHAFRASAASAFREPTFLESYTDLFVPAPGVPGASANTRGSRSLKPERLVALELGYRGEAPALGIDWDVALYQNTVKDLIDLSAVQRLPANESFDPSTGTYLLGRSFFQNEQATYVSRGAEAGVSLAPIDGLGIKASAALQKVSAEGEANEQCGPCNQAPQLKLFGGLTYRTRADLEFGIDATYTSGTTWIEREPNAADPTSIQLIANPLAAYTLLNARVGYEVLEDRLTVALVGSNLASAHNQHPLGNRIERRVYATLTVTP, from the coding sequence ATGCCCGGAGCTTTCAAGCACGCCGGCGTCCTCGCGCTGTGTCTGTTCGCGGGGAATGCCATGGCCGACGAGCGCCTGGAGGCGCGCCGCCACTTCCGCAATGGCATGAGCCTCATCGCCCAGGGGCAGTTCGACCAGGGCATCGCCGAGCTGCAAGAGGCCTACGTCATCAAGCCTCACCCCAACGTCCTCTACAACATCGCGCGCGCGTACCTGGACGCGGGCCGCTCGGTCGAGGCGCTGGAGTGGTACCGGCGCTACCTCACCTTCAACCCACCGGACGCCGAGTCGGTACGCGCCACCATCGCCCGGCTGGAGGCCACGGTGAACGCGGCCGAGCCCGCGAAGCCGGCCGATCCACTCCCTATGCCTCCGCCCCCGCAGAAGGGCGGCCCCGCGCTGGACGCGCAGGCCATGGCCGCGCTCCTCGAGCGGCTGGAGAAGGCCATTGCCCGCGCGGAGGCACTGCCCGCGGCGCCCGCCACGCCTGTCCCCGCTCCCTCGGCGACGCCCGGTACGGCCACGCCAGGAGCGCAGGGCTCCGGCACCTCCACCGATGACGAGGGCGCGGTGCCCTACGAGGAGCGCGTGGTGACGGCCAGCCGTCGCGCCCAGTCCGCGCTGGAGGCCCCCAACGCCACCACGGTCATCACCGCCGAGGACATCCGCCTCTCGGGTGCCACCAGCCTGGTGGAGCTGCTGCGCCGGGTGCCTGGCGCGGACGTTATGGAGCTGGGCGTGGGCAGCGCCAACTACTCGCTGCGTGGCTTCAACCAGCGCGTGGCCAACAAGGTGCTCGTGCTGGTGGACGGGCGCACCGAGTACCAGGACTTCCTGGGCATGACGCTCTGGTCCAGCATGCCCATCGCGCTGGAGGAGATCGAGCGCATCGAGGTCATTCGCGGACCGGGCAGCGCCCTGTACGGCGCCAACGCGATGCTGGGCGTCGTCAACATCATCACCCGCGCGCCGGGCACCGGGCCGCGCGCCCAGTTCCAGGCCATCGCGGGTGGCGGCAACACCGCGGGAGGCTCCTTCCTCAGCCATGGAGCCACGGGCGCGCTGCGCTACCGCATGTCCGTGGGCTACGGGCAGATGGACAAGTGGAGCCGGGACTTCGCCGAGGAGCGCCAGGACGTGGTGCGGCGCATGCCCGAGGAGACCGTGGGCCACCGCGGCGCCCGGGGCAACCTGTCCACCGAGTACACCTTCGCGCCGGGCTTCGACCTGGGGCTGTCCGCGGGCCTCAACCGCTTCTCCACGGAGCTGTACCCGCTGGGGGTGCTGCGCAACTTCTACATGGACGGCATCACCTCCTACGCCAAGGCGGACGGGGGCCTGGGGCCGGTGAAGCTCAAGTTCTTCTGGAACCACCTGAACGTGGACGCGGGGCCGCAGTACGAGCCCATCGGCCAGCGCTCGCTGGCCACGCGTGTCACCTCGCACCTCTTCAACGGAGAGGCCCTCTTCAGCAAGGGCTTCGAGCTGGCCGGAGAGCACCAGCTCAACGTCGGCGTCGAGGGTCGCCTCAAGCGCGTGACGTGGAACTACCTCGGCCCCGGGCTGAAAGAGGAGTTCCACGCCGCCGCCTTCGTGCAGGACGAGTGGCGGCCGGTGCGCCCCCTGCGCCTGCTGGCCTCGTACCGCGTGGACCGGCACCCGCTGCTGGACGCGGGCAAGCCGGGCCTGGCGCACTCGCCTCGCGTGTCCGCCATCGTCATCCCCATCGAGGGGCACGCCTTCCGCGCCAGCGCGGCCTCCGCCTTCCGGGAGCCCACCTTCCTGGAGAGCTACACGGACCTGTTCGTCCCCGCTCCCGGCGTGCCCGGCGCCAGCGCCAACACCCGAGGCAGCCGCTCCCTGAAGCCCGAGCGGCTGGTGGCCCTGGAGCTGGGCTACCGCGGCGAGGCGCCCGCCCTGGGCATCGACTGGGACGTGGCCCTCTACCAGAACACGGTGAAGGACCTCATCGACCTGTCGGCGGTGCAGCGACTGCCGGCCAACGAGTCCTTCGACCCGAGCACCGGCACGTACCTGCTGGGCCGCTCCTTCTTCCAGAACGAGCAGGCCACCTATGTCTCGCGCGGGGCGGAGGCCGGCGTCTCCCTGGCCCCCATCGACGGCCTGGGCATCAAGGCCAGCGCCGCCCTGCAGAAGGTGTCGGCGGAGGGCGAGGCGAACGAGCAGTGCGGCCCGTGCAACCAGGCGCCCCAGCTCAAGCTCTTCGGTGGCCTCACCTACCGCACGCGCGCGGACCTGGAGTTCGGCATCGACGCGACCTACACCTCGGGCACCACCTGGATCGAACGCGAGCCCAACGCGGCGGACCCCACCAGCATCCAGCTCATCGCCAACCCGCTGGCCGCCTACACCCTGCTCAACGCCCGCGTGGGCTACGAGGTGCTCGAGGATCGGCTCACGGTGGCCCTGGTGGGCTCGAACCTGGCCAGCGCCCACAACCAGCACCCGCTCGGCAACCGCATCGAGCGCCGCGTCTACGCGACGCTGACGGTGACTCCATGA
- the msrP gene encoding protein-methionine-sulfoxide reductase catalytic subunit MsrP codes for MSDKKAPEPPSSEITPEQQYLRRREFIKNAGLFVGAAAVVGGGIYLLGMKRTRPMDRYVPDGGGLASLPTANTQGPGPYDTDEKPTPFEDITTYNNFYEFGLDKNDPARNAHTLKTRPWTVTIDGEVHKPQTVDIDQLISWSPLEERVYRMRCVEAWSMVIPWLGLPLGALLKRVEPTSRAKYVAFTTLVDPEQMPGQKRQVLDWPYVEGLRLDEAMNPLTLMAVGLYGKTLPNQNGAPMRLVVPWKYGFKGIKSIVKITLTEQEPPTTWNLSAPHEYGFYANVNPQVDHPRWSQATERRIGEYSRRPTLPFNGYAEQVASLYAGMDLRKNY; via the coding sequence ATGTCCGACAAGAAGGCGCCAGAGCCCCCCAGCTCCGAAATCACCCCCGAGCAGCAGTACCTGCGTCGCCGCGAGTTCATCAAGAACGCCGGCCTCTTCGTAGGCGCCGCGGCCGTCGTGGGCGGTGGCATCTACCTGCTGGGCATGAAGCGCACCCGGCCCATGGATCGCTACGTGCCGGATGGGGGCGGGCTGGCCTCGCTGCCCACCGCCAACACGCAGGGCCCCGGGCCCTACGACACCGACGAGAAGCCCACGCCCTTCGAGGACATCACCACCTACAACAACTTCTACGAGTTCGGGCTCGACAAGAACGACCCGGCCCGAAACGCCCACACGCTCAAGACCCGGCCGTGGACCGTCACCATCGACGGCGAGGTCCACAAGCCGCAGACGGTGGACATCGACCAGCTCATCTCCTGGTCCCCCCTCGAGGAGCGCGTCTACCGCATGCGCTGCGTGGAGGCCTGGTCCATGGTCATCCCCTGGCTCGGCCTGCCGCTGGGCGCCCTGCTCAAGCGCGTGGAGCCCACCAGCCGCGCCAAGTACGTGGCCTTCACCACCCTGGTGGACCCCGAGCAGATGCCCGGCCAGAAGCGCCAGGTGCTCGACTGGCCCTACGTCGAGGGCCTGCGCCTGGACGAGGCCATGAACCCGCTCACCCTCATGGCGGTGGGTCTCTACGGCAAGACGCTGCCCAACCAGAACGGCGCGCCGATGCGGCTGGTGGTGCCCTGGAAGTACGGCTTCAAGGGCATCAAGTCGATCGTGAAGATCACGCTGACGGAGCAGGAGCCGCCCACCACCTGGAACCTCTCGGCGCCTCACGAGTACGGCTTCTACGCCAACGTGAACCCCCAGGTGGATCACCCCCGCTGGAGCCAGGCCACGGAGCGCCGCATCGGCGAGTACAGCCGCCGCCCCACGCTGCCCTTCAACGGGTACGCGGAGCAGGTGGCCTCCCTCTACGCTGGCATGGACCTTCGCAAGAACTACTGA